One segment of Marinobacter sediminum DNA contains the following:
- a CDS encoding glutaredoxin, translated as MRVIIRYFFRTLRLILTPFMLLSEKLSTPKSVTRTAEEQALADEASKHLALYQFSACPFCIKVRKEIARLGLNIETRNAQHDPQHRAALEAGGGRIKVPCLKIQQDDGSQRWLYESAEINAWLQERFEPA; from the coding sequence ATGAGAGTTATTATTCGTTATTTTTTCCGCACCCTACGCCTGATTCTGACACCCTTCATGCTGCTCAGTGAAAAGCTAAGCACGCCTAAAAGCGTGACCCGGACGGCTGAAGAGCAGGCCCTCGCCGACGAGGCCAGCAAACATCTCGCGCTTTACCAGTTCAGCGCCTGCCCGTTCTGCATCAAAGTACGCAAGGAAATCGCCCGACTTGGCCTGAACATTGAAACCCGCAATGCCCAGCATGACCCGCAGCATCGTGCGGCACTGGAGGCAGGTGGCGGCCGCATCAAAGTGCCCTGCCTGAAGATTCAGCAGGATGATGGCAGTCAGCGCTGGCTGTACGAGTCCGCCGAGATCAATGCATGGCTGCAGGAACGATTCGAACCGGCCTGA